The genome window GACCCGGTAGCAGCCGCTGTCTTGGCAGAACTGGGCGGCGCTGATGGCATTACTGTGCACCTGAGAGAAGACCGCAGACATATTCAAGAGCGAGATGTGCAACTGCTACGCCAGATTGTCCGTACTCACCTCAATCTAGAGATGGCGGCAACAGATGAGATGGTGGCGATCGCCCTTGACTTGAAGCCGGATTATGTAACCCTAGTGCCTGAACGCCGGGAAGAAGTGACCACCGAGGGTGGACTTGATATTCTTGGGCAAACTGCCCGCATAGCCC of Cyanobacteriota bacterium contains these proteins:
- a CDS encoding pyridoxine 5'-phosphate synthase; translation: MKQPTLGVNLDHIATIRQARRTVEPDPVAAAVLAELGGADGITVHLREDRRHIQERDVQLLRQIVRTHLNLEMAATDEMVAIALDLKPDYVTLVPERREEVTTEGGLDILGQTARIA